One genomic segment of Esox lucius isolate fEsoLuc1 chromosome 15, fEsoLuc1.pri, whole genome shotgun sequence includes these proteins:
- the atg2b gene encoding autophagy-related protein 2 homolog B isoform X1 has product MPWPFSESIKKRACRYLLHRYLGNFLQEKLSLDQLSLDLYQGTGSLAQVPLDKWSLNEILESVDAPFEVIEGFIQTISLTVPWSSLLQENCALEVKGLEMVFRPRPRIVASGMEPMYWSSFMTSSMQLAKECLSQRLTDDLGESFQPLEGLEKFAETIETVLRRVKVTFLDTVLRIEHVPENSKTGIALEMRINKIVYCDETGEESSNVNVHQPTTFAHKNLQLEGVTVFWDEFSETARAGLKSSPTPAETEAKLSPSWNPRIICEPHPQFTEPVSSATPFEPMQIGHLSGKIELSLVLKQNHTMPGAKLDVDGQISTMIVLLSPRQVHLLLDMFGVFSGAGGPEWGKDKRNRPMQQEDEYRLHMELNRCLKKDSTMAGADPDLFDSQTTRTVSSREDVFFSMADMDMSHSLSSLPPLGDPPTVDLDLSLNSNYSPSPGQSPSGNAMTQWDDYLDVPRQREKQAQDSPFMMRDSPLQHKLLRQTSHPSKAHGDESRPELVFRLTMGSLAVCVLHIDPLPPPDTAPSPLAPMAIDFFRVVCSDQLPPAGFIQLRTVFDEACPYDHLRFVAQGMKVTYEHCQGSSLRTFSTDVSLGQMELLECLFPSDAPSGVFQRGVQYTELLTFDTPVPTESPSVTCLHLLYKLAERRGPQGGQVRLSTMPRKADFQVELGAVRSEMDISIVDRLNSLLQPQKLVTTEMMSSHMYTSYNKHISLHKAFTEVFLDDSRTPANTHVSITVNAPVLNLVVRFPIPDLRSDQERGPWFKKSLQKEVLHVEIEDLEVKTEFIGGSSPEQTKMELTFRELVGRFQEEEDQPAGRFLRVSHTMDGDMTISDSGKFDWPRVVLKVNPTTVHSILERVTAEEDEGAEGHSPEEEEEGGGAHSLKDVCDFGKPEPSPFSSRRVMYENEEMVIPGDVAEMTEFQEKTMSNSRFILELCLPNVQLSLPNKAFYEKLHNRINNDLLLWEPNAPSPVETVENMPYGVGLSVASQLINTAHYTKDTAHYTKDSFSTFRSTGPEEEDSGSEEETMHYYSPASEQCFRSRRKKKPKAQSKTSQSLFSVILTVSHGLVALQTHNTKREDKMGVKTQHGEFWLEVRNGVLFSVTRYEGYKDQHYICFHTSDIRLYHQGVVEGDTPVSDIKLPCRTRPHWLEPAIYPSETAPDRVSPSEGIGLEAHSMLSVAVKISSQNMERNVKEFLIAVGVRGATLQHRVVPPKLGWYDQIVDFLNVSDEPVLGYTPPASVTTLHLHLWSCSLDYRPLYLPLRSLLVVETFSISSSVSLDHSSSTLRIILDEAALFLSDKSNAVSVNLMRDYVQVVDMGTLELRITAVKPGADRELTEPRFELRCSSDVIHIRTCSDSCAALMNLIQYVASYGDLLPPPGPEAKSTSSKQRPKLEAPSRPPSQTVLLPEAEQQMLQDLMSEAMEENDSQHALALQHNGIHKEQDHDLEPPRSDLFLFPDESGNLPQEPSPTYPTLHSPLITPAPKLAPETDDFCILETPGSRADDRDEEPVVNKLTPDSIEIKDDHFGQPLDNSESSRGAVNFPVPEVRYLIREISVIWHLYGGKDFGSVTFTSSPARSRGCTPHSSPSQTTVRQSRAGRRAGGGRGRNPDVLMEIQLSKVRFQHEVYPMAPVAQGAAADQPVSRQVFIVQDLEIRDRLATSQMNKFLYLYSSKEMPRKAHSNMLTVRALHMCSETGQAPQECCLRVSLMPLRLNIDQDALFFLKDFFASLAAEVEMFSPTDQEALCVSMKKPSAPEVSCSFTKHGGGGQDPAPIISVPTQSRSSSSLNGLTLFSNSDSGEAGAASASAFTDHRPIFFREFRFTSEVPIRLDYHGKHVSMDQGTFAGIVIGLTQLNCSELKLRRLCYRQGLLGVDKLFSYAINEWLNDIKKNQLPGLLGGVGPIHSLVQLVQGVRDLVWLPIEQYRKDGRVVRGLQRGTASFGTCTAMAALELTNRMVRTIQAAAETAYDMVSPGSDEREMKRLKRFSHYRLAHQPVDLREGVANAYSVVKEGITDTALTIYDTATREHEQRGMTGAVGGVLRQLPPAVVKPLIMATEATSNVLGGMRNQIHPDARQEESQKWRQGEE; this is encoded by the exons ATGCCTTGGCCATTTTCAGAGTCTATAAAAAAGCGGGCATGCAGATACCTTTTGCATCGGTATTTGGGTAATTTCCTTCAAGAGAAGTTGAGCTTGGATCAGCTTAGCTTAGATCTCTATCAAGGCACTGGATCATTGGCTCAAGTGCCGTTGGACAAGTGG TCTTTAAACGAGATCCTTGAGTCTGTGGATGCCCCCTTTGAGGTAATAGAGGGCTTTATCCAGACCATTTCACTGACTGTACCATGGTCATCCCTGCTACAAGAGAACTGTGCCCTGGAGGTCAAAGGGTTGGAGATGGTGTTCAGACCTAGACCGCGTATAG TAGCTTCCGGTATGGAACCTATGTACTGGTCCAGCTTCATGACGAGCAGCATGCAGCTTGCCAAAGAGTGTCTGAGTCAGAGACTAACCGATGACTTGGGGGAGAGCTTCCAGCCCCTGGAGGGATTGGAGAAGTTTGCAGAGACCATAGAGACAG TTCTGAGGAGAGTCAAGGTAACTTTTTTGGACACGGTCCTCCGAATCGAACATGTTCCAGAGAATTCCAAAACCGGAATAGCTCTTGAGATGCGAATCAACAA GATTGTGTACTGTGATGAGACCGGCGAGGAGAGCTCCAATGTGAATGTGCACCAGCCTACCACGTTTGCACATAAAAACCTGCAGCTGGAGGGAGTCACCGTCTTCTGGGACGAGTTCTCCGAGACAGCCCGAGCCGGCTTGAAGTCCTCGCCCACCCCTGCT GAGACCGAGGCAAAGCTATCCCCAAGCTGGAACCCAAGAATTATTTGTGAGCCACACCCCCAGTTCACAGAGCCTGTTTCTTCTGCAACACCTTTTGAGCCCATGCAGATTGGTCATCTTAGTGGCAAAATTGAACTGTCACTTGTCCTGAAACAGAACCACACTATGCCTGGAGCAAAG ttggATGTTGACGGACAGATAAGCACAATGATTGTGCTGTTATCGCCACGGCAAGTTCACTTACTTCTGGACATGTTTGGAGTTTTTTCAGGCGCAG GTGGACCAGAGTGGGGGAAGGACAAGAGGAACCGTCCAATGCAACAAGAGGATGAGTATCGGCTCCACATGGAGCTAAACCGCTGCTTGAAGAAAGACTCCACGATGGCTGGAGCAGACCCTGACCTTTTTGACAGCCAGACCACCAGAACTGTGTCCAGCAGAG AGGACGTCTTCTTTTCCATGGCTGACATGGACATGTCTCACAGCCTGTCGTCACTTCCTCCCCTTGGGGATCCGCCCACTGTGGACCTGGACCTGTCACTCAACAGTAACTATTCCCCCTCTCCGGGACAGTCTCCTTCTGGCAATGCCATG ACCCAGTGGGATGATTACCTGGATGtgcccagacagagggagaagcaGGCCCAGGACAGCCCATTCATGATGCGGGACTCACCTCTCCAGCACAAGCTGCTAAGACAGACCT CCCACCCATCCAAAGCCCATGGAGATGAATCCAGGCCAGAGCTGGTCTTCAGGCTGACTATGGGgagcctggctgtgtgtgtcctCCACATCGACCCCCTGCCCCCGCCGGACACTGCGCCCAGTCCCTTGGCACCCATGGCCATAGACTTCTTCAGGGTGGTCTGCTCGGACCAGCTCCCCCCGGCTGGGTTCATCCAGCTGAGGACAGTGTTTGACGAGGCCTGCCCCTACGACCACCTCAG GTTTGTGGCTCAGGGGATGAAGGTGACTTATGAGCACTGTCAGGGTTCCAGCCTGCGCACCTTCAGCACCGACGTGTCCCTGGGCCAGATGGAGCTATTGGAGTGTCTCTTCCCCTCCGACGCTCCCAGCGGTGTGTTTCAGAGAGGGGTCCAGTACACTGAG CTCCTGACATTTGACACCCCAGTCCCCACCGAGTCGCCATCTGTCACCTGCCTTCATCTACTCTACAAACTGGCAGAACGCAGAGGGCCGCAG GGGGGACAGGTGCGTCTGAGTACTATGCCCAGGAAGGCTGACTTTCAGGTGGAATTGGGGGCAGTCCGCTCTGAAATGGACATCAGTATTGTGGACCGCCTTAACTCTCTTCTTCAGCCACAGAAACTGGTGACCACCGAGATGATGTCCTCTCACATGTACACGTCCTATAATAAACACATCAGCTTG CACAAGGCCTTTACCGAGGTTTTCCTTGATGACAGCCGCACTCCAGCCAACACTCACGTGTCCATCACAGTGAACGCACCGGTGTTGAACCTGGTGGTGCGCTTTCCCATCCCAGACCTTCGCTCAGACCAGGAGAGGGGACCCTGGTTCAAGAAGTCCCTGCAGAAGGAAGTTCTGCACGTGGAGATTGAGGACTTGGAGGTGAAGACGGAGTTCATAGGGGGCAGCTCCCCCGAGCAAACCAAGATGGAGCTCACCTTCAGGGAGCTAGTTG GGAGGttccaggaggaggaggaccagCCTGCTGGCAGGTTCCTCAGGGTCTCCCACACCATGGATGGAGACATGACCATCTCTGACAGCGGGAAGTTTGACTGGCCCCG AGTGGTGCTGAAGGTCAACCCCACCACTGTCCACTCCATCCTGGAGCGTGTGACTGCTGAGGAGGACGAGGGGGCTGAGGGCCACTCCcctgaggaggaagaagaggggggAGGTGCCCACTCACTGAAGGATGTCTGTGATTTTGGAAAGCCTGaaccctcccccttctcctcacGCCGTGTTATGTATGAGAATGAGGAA ATGGTCATTCCTGGTGATGTGGCTGAGATGACTGAGTTCCAGGAGAAGACCATGAGCAATTCCCGTTTCATTTTAGAGCTGTGCTTGCCAAATGTGCAATTATCATTACCCAACAAGGCCTTTTATGAGAAACTGCATAACAG GATAAATAATGATCTGCTGTTATGGGAGCCCAATGCCCCATCGCCTGTGGAGACCGTGGAGAACATGCCATATGGAGTAGGACTCTCTGTAGCCAGCCAGCTGATCAACACCGCCCACTACACCAAGGACACCGCCCACTACACCAAGGACAGTTTTAGCACATTCCGCTCTACTGGCCCTGAGG AGGAGGACAGCGGGTCAGAAGAGGAAACCATGCATTATTACTCTCCTGCCTCTGAGCAGTGCTTCAGATCTCGCAGGAAGAAGAAGCCCAAGGCCCAGAGTAAGACCTCCCAGAGCCTGTTCTCTGTCATCCTTACTGTCAGCCATGGCCTCGTGGCcctgcagacacacaacacTAAG cgAGAGGATAAGATGGGTGTGAAAACCCAACATGGAGAGTTCTGGTTGGAGGTGAGAAATGGTGTGTTGTTTAGTGTGACACGATACGAAGGTTACAAAGACCAGCACTACATCTGCTTCCACACCAGTGACATCCGCCTCTATCACCAAG GGGTTGTTGAGGGAGACACCCCTGTGTCCGACATCAAGCTGCCCTGCAGGACGCGTCCTCATTGGCTGGAGCCGGCTATCTATCCCTCGGAAACGGCTCCTGATAGGGTGTCTCCCTCAGAGGGCATCGGCCTGGAGGCCCACAGCATGCTGTCTGTCGCCGTCAAGATCTCTTCCCAGAACATGGAGCGCAATGTCAAG GAGTTTCTGATTGCCGTGGGTGTGAGAGGGGCCACACTTCAGCATCGAGTGGTTCCCCCCAAACTGGGCTGGTATGACCAG ATAGTGGACTTTCTGAATGTGTCTGATGAGCCTGTGTTGGGTTACACCCCGCCAGCTTCAGTCACAACTCTTCATCTCCACCTGTGGAGCTGCTCTCTAGACTACAG ACCCCTGTACCTGCCACTCCGGTCCCTGTTGGTTGTGGAGACGTTCAGTATCTCCAGCAGTGTCTCCTTGGACCACTCTTCCTCCACTCTAAG GATCATCTTGGATGAGGCAGCTTTGTTCCTGTCTGACAAGAGCAATGCTGTCTCTGTAAACCTAATGCGAG ACTATGTGCAGGTGGTAGACATGGGGACATTAGAGTTAAGGATCACAGCGGTCAAACCTGGTGCAGACAGAGAATTG ACAGAGCCCAGATTTGAGCTACGCTGCTCCAGTGACGTCATCCACATCAGAACATGTTCAGACTCCTGTGCTGCTCTTATGAACCTCATCCAGTATGTTGCCAGCTATGGAGACCTGCTGCCCCCACCAGGACCAGAGGCCAAGAGCACCAGCTCCAAGCAGAGACCCAAG CTGGAAGCTCCAAGCCGGCCCCCTTCCCAGACTGTTCTACTCCCCGAGGCTGAACAGCAGATGCTGCAGGACCTAATGAGTGAGGCCATGGAGGAGAATGACAGCCAGCACGCCCTGGCACTGCAACACAACG GAATACACAAGGAACAGGATCATGACCTCGAACCTCCTCGTTCTGACCTCTTCCTTTTCCCGGACGAGAGTGGGAATCTCCCGCAGGAGCCGAGCCCCACTTACCCCACCCTCCACTCCCCCCTCATCACCCCAGCCCCCAAACTGGCTCCGGAGACGGACGACTTCTGTATTCTCGAGACCCCGGGGTCCAGAGCAGAC GATCGTGACGAGGAGCCAGTGGTAAATAAGTTGACGCCAGACTCCATCGAGATCAAAGACGACCACTTTGGCCAGCCGCTGGACAACAGCGAGTCCAGCAGGGGAGCCGTGAACTTCCCCGTCCCAGAGGTGCGATACCTCATCAGGGAGATCTCCGTCATCTGGCACCTTTACGGGGGGAAGGACTTTGGGAGTGTGACGTTCACCTCCTCTCCAGCTAGAAGCCGGGG GTGTACCCCACACAGCTCCCCCTCCCAGACCACCGTCAGACAGAGCAGGGCTGGAAGAAGGGCTGGTGGGGGGAGAGGACGGAACCCTGACGTCCTCATGGAGATCCAGCTCAGCAAG GTGCGGTTCCAGCATGAGGTCTACCCCATGGCTCCGGTGGCTCAGGGAGCAGCAGCGGACCAGCCTGTGTCACGGCAGGTATTCATCGTTCAGGACCTGGAGATCAGGGACAGACTGGCCACCTCCCAGATGAACAAGTTCTTGTACCTGTACTCCAGCAAGGAGATGCCTCGCAAAGCCCACTCAAACATG CTGACGGTTAGGGCTCTACACATGTGTTCAGAGACCGGGCAGGCACCGCAGGAGTGCTGTCTGAGAGTTTCCCTCATGCCCCTTCGCCTCAACATTGACCAG GATGCATTGTTTTTCCTGAAGGACTTCTTTGCCAGCCTTGCTGCTGAAGTTGAAATGTTTTCTCCAACTGATCAAGAAG CGCTGTGCGTTTCAATGAAGAAGCCGTCTGCCCCAGAGGTCTCGTGCAGCTTTACTAAGCATGGCGGTGGAGGCCAGGACCCTGCCCCCATCATCTCTGTGCCTACCCAGAGCCGCTCCAGCTCCAGCCTCAATGGCCTCACCCTCTTCAGTAACAGCGACTCTGGGGAAGCTGGAGCTGCCAGTGCATCAGCATTCACTGACCACCGGCCCATCTTCTTCAG AGAGTTTCGTTTCACATCTGAAGTTCCCATACGTCTGGATTACCATGGGAAACACGTTTCAATGGATCAG GGAACATTTGCTGGTATTGTGATTGGGTTGACTCAGCTGAATTGCTCTGAGCTAAAACTAAGGCGATTATGCTACAGACAAGG gctgttgGGTGTGGATAAGCTTTTTTCATATGCAATAAATGAGTGGCTGAATGACATCAAGAAGAACCAGTTGCCAGGACTGTTGGGTGGAGTGGGACCTATCCACTCCCTGGTACAGTTGG TTCAGGGAGTTCGGGACCTGGTGTGGCTCCCGATAGAGCAGTACCGAAAGGATGGCCGGGTTGTACGTGGGCTACAGCGGGGTACTGCCTCCTTTGGAACCTGCACCGCTATGGCTGCTCTGGAGCTTACCAACCGCATGGTGCGGACCATCCAG GCAGCAGCAGAGACCGCCTATGACATGGTGTCTCCAGGATCTGATGAGAGGGAAATGAAGAGGCTGAAGCGATTCTCTCATTACCGATTGGCTCATCAGCCAGTTGATCTCCGGGAAGGAGTAGCCAACGCTTACAGCGTTGTGAAAGAA GGAATTACGGACACCGCTCTTACCATCTATGACACGGCCACACGGGAGCATGAGCAGCGCGGCATGACGGGGGCAGTGGGCGGGGTCTTGCGACAGCTCCCACCGGCTGTGGTCAAGCCTCTCATCATGGCTACCGAGGCCACCTCCAACGTGCTGGGGGGGATGAGGAACCAGATTCACCCAGACGCACGCCAGGAGGAGTCCCAAAAATGGCGACAAGGGGAGGAGTGA